One window of Macrococcus sp. 19Msa1099 genomic DNA carries:
- a CDS encoding glucose 1-dehydrogenase: MYKDLKDKVVVITGASSGIGKAMAEKFGTEGCKVVVNYNSSESEALEIAKTIKKSGGDAITIQADVSKEDEVTALVSEAVKHFGTIDIMINNAGFEKATPSLEMSAEDFNHVMNINLTGAFIGSREAAKHFTESNKKGVIINMSSVHDVIPWPNYVNYAASKGGLKLMMETLSMEFAPQGIRVNNISPGAIVTEHTKEKFADPATREETERMIPMGFIGEPEHVANAALFLASAQAAYITGTTLYVDGGMTKYPSFMGGKG; the protein is encoded by the coding sequence ACTGGCGCTTCAAGCGGTATTGGTAAAGCAATGGCAGAAAAGTTCGGCACGGAAGGCTGTAAAGTTGTGGTGAATTATAATTCAAGTGAAAGTGAAGCATTAGAAATTGCTAAAACGATTAAAAAGTCTGGTGGTGATGCGATTACAATTCAAGCCGATGTTTCTAAAGAAGACGAAGTCACTGCACTGGTATCAGAAGCAGTAAAACACTTTGGTACGATAGATATTATGATTAATAATGCTGGATTTGAAAAGGCAACACCTTCTCTTGAAATGTCAGCAGAAGATTTTAATCATGTCATGAATATTAACTTAACCGGTGCGTTTATCGGCAGCCGAGAAGCTGCTAAACATTTCACTGAATCAAATAAAAAAGGTGTCATCATTAATATGTCAAGTGTGCACGATGTTATCCCATGGCCAAATTATGTTAACTATGCTGCAAGTAAAGGCGGATTAAAGCTAATGATGGAAACGTTAAGCATGGAATTTGCCCCGCAAGGGATAAGAGTAAATAATATCTCACCAGGCGCTATCGTTACAGAACATACGAAAGAAAAATTTGCAGATCCTGCTACACGCGAAGAAACCGAAAGAATGATACCTATGGGCTTTATTGGGGAACCTGAACACGTTGCCAACGCGGCACTCTTTTTAGCAAGCGCACAGGCAGCCTATATTACGGGTACAACGCTCTATGTCGACGGCGGAATGACAAAATATCCTTCGTTTATGGGAGGAAAAGGATAA
- a CDS encoding AEC family transporter, which produces MTQTFIMIIALILTGYLMKRLNYIKEEEGGVIAKLIFNLTLPSLVIVTLSSVKIEPSLMLLPVIMVIYVVIAKLIVIILFLKYNNQIRGSVGMMAAAFNIGLFAYPLVGEMFGAEGLLYFGMFDIGGSIGMFGITYFVGNYFSEGGDTFDIRYLLMSLMKTVPLMTYIIMLTINLLDIHIPGEIIEFFKIISQANMPLSMILLGVYLNFKVDTYYLPLAIKYLCFHYGFGLIAGLICYYTLPFNEMFRTTLLIGWLLPIGVAIIPYAIQFKYKTLPLIAMISNITIVISIIILYIFQKVIL; this is translated from the coding sequence GTGACACAGACATTTATAATGATTATCGCTTTAATATTAACAGGATATTTAATGAAGCGCCTAAACTATATAAAAGAAGAAGAAGGCGGTGTTATTGCTAAACTTATCTTCAATTTAACATTGCCCTCATTGGTCATCGTAACATTAAGCAGCGTTAAGATTGAACCTTCTTTAATGCTCTTGCCTGTAATTATGGTAATCTATGTTGTTATCGCTAAACTGATTGTTATCATTCTATTTCTCAAGTACAATAATCAGATTAGAGGTTCTGTAGGAATGATGGCTGCGGCATTTAATATCGGCTTGTTCGCCTATCCTCTAGTTGGTGAGATGTTCGGTGCAGAGGGATTATTATATTTTGGGATGTTTGATATCGGTGGTTCCATCGGTATGTTTGGTATTACGTATTTTGTAGGAAATTATTTCAGTGAAGGTGGAGACACGTTTGACATCCGATATTTACTTATGAGCTTAATGAAGACAGTACCACTTATGACATATATCATCATGCTCACGATAAACTTACTAGATATACATATACCAGGTGAAATCATTGAATTCTTTAAAATAATTTCACAGGCGAACATGCCTTTATCCATGATATTGCTCGGCGTATATTTAAACTTTAAGGTGGATACATATTATTTACCATTAGCAATTAAATATTTATGTTTCCATTATGGATTTGGACTTATTGCGGGGTTGATATGTTATTATACGTTACCATTTAATGAAATGTTCAGAACAACATTGCTTATTGGATGGCTACTTCCTATAGGAGTGGCAATCATTCCTTATGCAATACAATTTAAGTATAAAACATTACCGCTCATAGCGATGATCTCTAATATTACAATCGTTATTTCTATTATTATTTTATATATCTTTCAAAAGGTAATCTTATAA
- a CDS encoding SE1832 family protein, with amino-acid sequence MDLNQQLLELKEEYMRIQNDLEKVESTGQASPRLEEKLVEIENQIAQVRAQL; translated from the coding sequence ATGGATCTTAACCAGCAACTTTTAGAGCTAAAAGAAGAATATATGCGTATTCAAAACGATTTAGAAAAAGTAGAGTCTACTGGTCAGGCTTCTCCACGACTGGAAGAGAAACTTGTTGAAATCGAAAATCAGATTGCACAAGTAAGGGCACAACTGTAA
- a CDS encoding metallophosphoesterase — MRIKDNYLKLNIRNKRTIVTSDVHGRPDLLEQLLKKVDFSHEDILIINGDIIDKGPDSIQMITYVERLMAQGNVYMTLGNCDKIFDELEEAFLYDYMEYRYTIVHEMLKQLGKTRDDYSSQGELAKELRTKFEHLHNVVKDLPLMIETEDYIFVHAGVDEDYMETTERDALNMPFFYNQPHQLEKTVVVGHFPACNFVEQGVYHHNIKIHPNHNTIAIDGGNQVKTSGQLNGLVIESDGTLHTTFVDDYEQCMVIQSFDPGLQMPHSFTYPDYNITAFEGDEYFTYCECGEHDGCMVKTEFIDFEAQRLKDDYTDYFHTVKAGAFVRVIQRYTGYVLIKKNGIVGFVPEEVLE, encoded by the coding sequence ATGAGGATTAAAGACAATTATCTAAAATTAAATATAAGAAATAAACGTACGATTGTCACGAGTGATGTACATGGAAGGCCAGATTTATTAGAACAATTATTGAAGAAGGTGGATTTTTCACACGAAGATATTCTTATAATTAATGGTGATATTATAGATAAGGGACCCGACAGTATACAAATGATTACATATGTAGAACGTCTAATGGCGCAGGGCAATGTATATATGACATTAGGTAATTGCGATAAAATATTCGATGAACTGGAAGAAGCATTTCTATATGACTATATGGAGTATCGCTATACGATTGTTCATGAGATGCTGAAGCAGTTAGGAAAGACACGAGACGACTATTCATCACAAGGTGAACTGGCGAAAGAGCTTAGAACGAAATTTGAACATCTTCATAATGTAGTGAAAGATTTGCCGTTGATGATAGAAACTGAAGATTATATATTTGTGCACGCAGGAGTCGATGAAGATTATATGGAGACGACAGAGCGCGATGCGCTGAATATGCCATTTTTCTATAACCAACCACATCAACTTGAGAAGACAGTAGTAGTGGGTCATTTCCCTGCTTGTAACTTTGTCGAACAAGGGGTATACCACCATAATATTAAAATCCATCCGAATCACAATACAATTGCCATTGATGGGGGTAATCAGGTCAAGACAAGTGGTCAGCTGAATGGACTCGTCATCGAATCAGATGGGACATTGCACACAACGTTTGTTGATGATTATGAACAATGTATGGTTATCCAGTCATTTGATCCAGGACTTCAAATGCCGCATAGCTTTACCTATCCTGATTACAATATTACAGCTTTTGAAGGGGATGAATATTTTACTTATTGTGAGTGTGGTGAACACGATGGTTGTATGGTGAAAACTGAATTCATCGATTTCGAAGCACAACGATTAAAAGATGATTATACAGATTATTTCCACACGGTAAAAGCTGGAGCGTTCGTCAGGGTGATTCAGCGTTATACAGGTTATGTTCTGATTAAGAAAAATGGTATTGTTGGGTTTGTTCCGGAAGAAGTACTGGAATAG
- a CDS encoding MFS transporter, producing the protein MKQQFKLLMMIQFFIYFGFSIVIPVIPALVHSLNLNAFHMGLLLASYSIVSFIVAPVWGYLSDKYGRKKILIIGLIGFTLSFVLFGLFIDNLPMLYTSRILGGLFSGACFSTTTSMVSDMTTHEERNKYMGLMGMMIGLGFIFGPAVGGLLSGISYQIPYFATAAILTVIALFCLFTIKETLQRSSDTEQTTVNTKLLTPAIYMLLLSTFIVTFTMSGMESSFQLFEIEKINITATQMGMLFMIGGLVNAGLQGGYLRKVKHGQEKPVIITGQLITIVAFIMLPFSMNLFYAGLCLVLLMSGNALVRTLLTSQLTKETSNNKMGKLTSISYSMDSLGRILGPLLFTALLSRNLEMPFYFGALTSVLGLILLFIYYKKGRVV; encoded by the coding sequence ATGAAACAACAATTTAAACTGCTGATGATGATTCAGTTCTTTATATACTTTGGATTCAGTATTGTAATACCTGTAATACCTGCTCTAGTACATAGTTTAAATTTAAATGCATTTCATATGGGGTTACTGCTTGCCTCTTATTCCATCGTTTCATTTATTGTAGCACCAGTCTGGGGGTATCTATCCGATAAATATGGTCGTAAGAAAATATTGATCATCGGACTTATCGGTTTTACTTTAAGCTTCGTATTATTCGGATTATTTATCGATAACTTACCTATGCTTTATACCTCTCGAATTCTTGGAGGGCTATTCTCAGGGGCATGCTTCTCTACTACGACGAGCATGGTCAGTGATATGACCACACATGAAGAGCGCAACAAATATATGGGACTCATGGGGATGATGATTGGACTTGGATTTATATTCGGTCCAGCAGTTGGAGGACTACTATCTGGAATCAGCTATCAGATTCCGTATTTCGCAACTGCTGCAATATTAACCGTTATTGCTTTGTTCTGTCTATTCACTATTAAGGAAACATTACAGCGTTCTAGTGATACAGAACAGACTACTGTGAACACTAAACTGTTAACTCCGGCAATCTATATGCTCTTATTATCAACATTTATTGTGACGTTTACGATGAGTGGGATGGAGAGCTCATTTCAGCTCTTTGAAATAGAGAAGATTAATATTACTGCAACACAAATGGGAATGCTCTTTATGATTGGCGGGCTTGTTAATGCTGGATTACAAGGTGGGTACTTACGTAAAGTGAAGCACGGTCAAGAAAAACCAGTGATCATAACAGGACAATTGATTACAATTGTTGCATTTATTATGCTGCCTTTTTCCATGAATTTATTTTATGCCGGACTCTGTCTTGTGCTCCTTATGTCTGGGAATGCCCTTGTAAGAACATTACTGACGAGTCAATTGACGAAAGAAACTTCGAATAATAAAATGGGAAAACTTACTTCTATCAGTTACAGTATGGATAGTTTAGGTCGTATTCTCGGTCCTTTGTTATTTACTGCACTGCTTTCCAGAAATTTAGAAATGCCATTTTATTTCGGTGCACTCACTTCCGTACTTGGTTTAATCCTACTATTTATTTATTATAAGAAAGGAAGAGTCGTATGA
- a CDS encoding aminotransferase class I/II-fold pyridoxal phosphate-dependent enzyme, with protein sequence MSVSSKLLSSIPESYFGKTMGRKLEVGDKPLINTAVGIPDQQVDRTVLKALQDAIVNPDNHRYGVFRGKEALKKEIQKFYKDVYDVSLEDDEICILYGTKNGLVHIPTCVIEPGEGVLLPNPGYTDYLAGVKLARGLHYELPLHPENHYLPDFDNIDKAQLNNTKLIYLNYPSNPTGAVATQAFFDDTIMRFKDTETKIVHDFAYAAFGFNGKNPSILASPHAKEVAVEIYSLSKGFNMSGVRVGFAVGNKEIVSALNYFQDHTQVGMWGVVQDAAIAALELGERYLESQNNIFKARRDKVTAYLKQLQIPFEPMDGGIFLWVRVPDGFDGEAYTDYLLKQESILVTPGIPFGSRGKNYIRISLAIDDLLIDELLERLKNTKELYIK encoded by the coding sequence ATGTCTGTGAGTTCTAAATTATTAAGTTCAATACCTGAAAGTTATTTTGGTAAGACGATGGGTAGGAAGCTTGAAGTCGGGGATAAACCATTGATTAATACAGCAGTTGGTATCCCTGACCAACAAGTGGATCGTACGGTGCTGAAAGCTTTACAAGATGCCATTGTCAATCCTGATAACCATAGATACGGCGTATTCCGTGGCAAGGAGGCATTGAAGAAAGAGATTCAGAAGTTTTATAAAGATGTCTATGATGTTTCATTGGAGGATGATGAAATTTGTATTCTTTATGGTACGAAAAATGGTCTTGTTCATATCCCTACATGTGTCATTGAACCTGGTGAAGGTGTATTACTCCCTAATCCTGGATATACGGATTATCTTGCTGGTGTAAAGCTTGCTCGAGGATTACATTATGAATTGCCATTACACCCTGAAAATCATTACTTACCTGACTTTGATAATATAGATAAAGCGCAACTTAATAATACAAAGCTGATTTATCTTAACTATCCATCTAATCCAACTGGGGCAGTAGCGACTCAAGCATTCTTTGATGATACAATTATGCGTTTTAAAGATACTGAAACAAAGATCGTCCATGACTTTGCCTATGCAGCTTTTGGATTTAATGGTAAGAATCCAAGCATTCTTGCTTCACCTCATGCGAAAGAAGTTGCTGTAGAAATATATTCGTTATCTAAAGGCTTTAATATGTCCGGTGTACGTGTCGGATTTGCTGTAGGGAATAAAGAGATTGTGAGTGCTCTGAACTATTTTCAGGATCATACTCAAGTTGGTATGTGGGGCGTTGTACAAGATGCAGCGATAGCAGCACTTGAGCTAGGAGAACGATATCTAGAAAGTCAAAACAATATATTTAAAGCACGACGCGATAAAGTGACAGCGTATTTAAAACAACTTCAAATTCCATTTGAGCCGATGGACGGCGGTATATTTTTATGGGTACGAGTGCCAGACGGTTTTGACGGGGAAGCGTATACAGATTATTTATTAAAGCAAGAATCAATATTAGTAACTCCAGGAATCCCGTTTGGATCACGCGGTAAGAATTACATTAGAATCTCACTTGCGATTGATGATCTGTTGATAGATGAACTGCTTGAGCGCTTAAAAAATACAAAAGAATTATATATAAAATAA
- the ybaK gene encoding Cys-tRNA(Pro) deacylase produces MTKKIKTNALRKLDQKKITYETYTYEVTDELDGVTVANKIGKPYAQVFKTLVLHGKLNYYVAVIPVAATLDLKSMSKVVEEKKLELLPVNNLEKLTGYIRGGCSPVGMKKLFPTVIDSSAEQFEEIIVSAGQRGIQMQVPLQSLVNLIHAKVSPITHED; encoded by the coding sequence ATGACAAAGAAAATTAAGACAAATGCGTTGAGAAAGCTTGACCAAAAGAAGATAACATATGAAACATATACATATGAAGTGACGGATGAGTTAGACGGTGTTACAGTCGCAAATAAAATTGGAAAACCTTATGCTCAAGTATTTAAAACATTAGTATTGCACGGGAAATTAAATTATTATGTTGCAGTTATTCCTGTTGCAGCAACGTTAGACCTTAAATCAATGAGTAAAGTTGTCGAGGAGAAGAAACTTGAGCTCTTGCCTGTGAATAATCTTGAGAAATTAACGGGTTACATTCGTGGGGGGTGTTCACCTGTGGGGATGAAGAAGCTGTTTCCGACAGTTATCGATAGTAGTGCAGAGCAGTTTGAAGAGATTATTGTGAGTGCAGGACAACGAGGAATACAGATGCAAGTACCGCTTCAATCATTAGTCAATCTTATTCATGCGAAAGTGAGCCCGATTACACATGAGGATTAA